A DNA window from Ornithinimicrobium humiphilum contains the following coding sequences:
- the hisC gene encoding histidinol-phosphate transaminase produces MSAAGPSEGFPTELVREDLRGFAGYSSARTSAPGVPARIWLNANESGDPSAADPGGASRRYPDPQPAELVEAFADLWAVTPDRVVVGRGSDELIELLVRALCRPGGDGIVICSPTFGMYEVSARLHGVPVTDVPQLDDGLTWRVDTAAVARAAREKGARVVFVSSPGNPTANVVPLREIASLADELADQAVVVVDEAYGEYAEQRSAVTLLEEHPTLVVLRTLSKAHGLAGARVGIALAHPELATVLRRVQAPYPVPVPVARLALAALTPEALAATRERVNATLRRRDHLCHRLRHLDGVRAVYDSEANFLLVRHDDPDALLRTLASAGIVVRDVRHHPGLADAVRITIGTDDEMTALDTALGEIDR; encoded by the coding sequence GTGAGCGCCGCCGGACCCTCCGAGGGCTTCCCGACCGAGCTCGTCCGCGAGGACCTGCGCGGTTTCGCCGGCTACTCCTCGGCCCGGACCAGCGCCCCCGGCGTCCCGGCCCGCATCTGGCTCAACGCCAACGAGTCCGGCGACCCCAGCGCCGCCGACCCCGGGGGCGCCAGCCGTCGCTATCCCGACCCGCAGCCCGCCGAGCTGGTCGAGGCCTTCGCCGACCTCTGGGCCGTCACGCCCGACCGCGTCGTCGTCGGTCGCGGCAGCGACGAGCTCATCGAGCTGCTCGTGCGGGCGCTGTGCCGTCCGGGCGGTGACGGGATCGTCATCTGCTCGCCGACCTTCGGCATGTACGAGGTCTCGGCCCGCCTCCACGGCGTGCCCGTCACCGACGTGCCCCAGCTCGACGACGGCCTGACCTGGCGCGTCGACACCGCAGCGGTGGCCCGCGCGGCCCGGGAGAAGGGTGCCCGGGTGGTGTTCGTCTCCTCGCCCGGCAACCCGACCGCCAACGTCGTGCCGCTGCGCGAGATCGCCTCGCTGGCCGACGAGCTCGCCGACCAGGCGGTCGTCGTCGTCGACGAGGCCTACGGCGAGTACGCCGAGCAACGGTCGGCCGTCACGCTCCTGGAGGAGCACCCGACGCTCGTCGTGCTGCGGACCCTGTCCAAGGCGCACGGGCTCGCCGGTGCCCGCGTCGGGATCGCCCTGGCCCACCCCGAGCTGGCCACGGTGCTGCGCCGGGTGCAGGCGCCATACCCCGTGCCCGTCCCCGTCGCCCGCCTCGCGCTGGCGGCGCTCACCCCCGAGGCGCTGGCCGCCACGCGTGAGCGCGTCAACGCCACGCTGCGCCGGCGCGACCACCTCTGCCACCGGCTGCGCCACCTGGACGGCGTGCGCGCCGTCTACGACAGCGAGGCCAACTTCCTGCTGGTGCGGCACGACGACCCCGACGCGCTGCTCCGTACCCTCGCCTCTGCCGGGATCGTGGTGCGCGACGTGCGCCACCACCCCGGTCTCGCCGACGCCGTGCGCATCACGATCGGCACCGACGACGAGATGACCGCCCTCGACACCGCCCTGGGAGAGATCGACCGATGA
- the hisB gene encoding bifunctional histidinol-phosphatase/imidazoleglycerol-phosphate dehydratase HisB gives MSPRPLCLVDRDGTIIAEPDDFQVDSLAKLRLVDGVIPALLRIQDAGYDLVMVSNQDGLGTESFPQEDFDAPHELLLQILTSQGIRFREVLIDPHHAGPDAPWTRKPGIGMVVHLLKDKDVDWERSVMVGDRETDRQFGDNLGIRTYLLPSAASPAEGTTTWAQIAHELADRPRTAHVDRNTAETRISVDVDLDQPGGAVADTGIGFFDHMLDQLAKHGGFSMTVRCSGDLHIDEHHTIEDVALAVGEAIRTALGDKRGIGRYGFTLPMDEARASAAIDLSGRPFFRYDGTFSRENVGEFPTEMIEHFWRSFADALRCTLHLSVDGENTHHQIEVGFKAVARALRMALARQGDSTELPSTKGVL, from the coding sequence ATGAGCCCCCGCCCCCTCTGCCTCGTCGACCGCGACGGCACGATCATCGCCGAGCCGGACGACTTCCAGGTCGACAGCCTGGCCAAGCTGCGACTCGTGGACGGCGTCATCCCCGCGCTGCTGCGCATCCAGGACGCCGGCTACGACCTGGTCATGGTGAGCAACCAGGACGGCCTGGGCACCGAGTCCTTCCCGCAGGAGGACTTCGACGCCCCGCACGAGCTGCTCCTGCAGATCCTCACCAGCCAGGGCATCCGCTTCCGCGAGGTCCTGATCGACCCGCACCACGCCGGTCCCGACGCCCCCTGGACCCGCAAGCCCGGCATCGGCATGGTCGTGCACCTGCTCAAGGACAAGGACGTCGACTGGGAGCGCAGCGTCATGGTCGGCGACCGCGAGACCGACCGCCAGTTCGGTGACAACCTGGGGATCCGCACCTACCTGCTGCCCTCCGCGGCGAGCCCGGCCGAGGGCACCACCACCTGGGCGCAGATCGCGCACGAGCTGGCCGACCGTCCGCGCACCGCGCACGTCGACCGCAACACCGCCGAGACGCGGATCAGCGTCGACGTGGACCTGGACCAGCCGGGCGGGGCCGTCGCCGACACCGGCATCGGCTTCTTCGACCACATGCTCGACCAGCTCGCCAAGCACGGCGGCTTCTCGATGACGGTGCGCTGCTCCGGCGACCTCCACATCGACGAGCACCACACCATCGAGGACGTCGCGCTGGCCGTCGGCGAGGCGATCCGCACCGCCCTCGGCGACAAGCGCGGCATCGGCCGCTACGGCTTCACGCTGCCCATGGACGAGGCCCGCGCCAGCGCGGCGATCGACCTGTCGGGCCGCCCGTTCTTCCGCTACGACGGCACCTTCTCCCGCGAGAACGTGGGCGAGTTCCCGACCGAGATGATCGAGCACTTCTGGCGCTCCTTCGCCGACGCGCTGCGCTGCACCCTGCACCTGAGCGTCGACGGCGAGAACACCCACCACCAGATCGAGGTCGGCTTCAAGGCCGTGGCCCGCGCGCTGCGGATGGCGCTGGCCCGCCAGGGCGACTCCACCGAGCTGCCCTCCACCAAGGGCGTGCTGTGA
- the hisH gene encoding imidazole glycerol phosphate synthase subunit HisH produces the protein MSLRVALVDSGGTNIGSVSYALERLGATARLTADRDEILAADRVILPGVGAAGAGMRRLRELGLKEVLHEVQVPLLGVCLGMQLLFERSAEDGGVDTLGLVPGEVLPIKADYGVRVPHMGWNALTEIVDDPLLAGIGEGERAYFVHSYAAPAGPHTLAATTHGDTFTAVVRSGLRWGAQFHPERSASVGARLLRNFLTEVGR, from the coding sequence GTGAGCCTGCGCGTCGCGCTGGTCGACTCCGGTGGCACCAACATCGGGTCGGTCAGCTACGCCTTGGAGCGGCTCGGCGCCACCGCGCGCCTGACCGCCGACCGGGACGAGATCCTGGCTGCCGACCGGGTGATCCTGCCCGGTGTCGGCGCCGCCGGGGCGGGGATGCGGCGGCTCCGCGAGCTGGGCCTGAAGGAGGTCCTCCACGAGGTCCAGGTGCCCCTGCTCGGGGTGTGCCTGGGCATGCAGCTGCTCTTCGAGCGCTCGGCCGAGGACGGCGGCGTGGACACCCTGGGCCTGGTGCCCGGGGAGGTGCTCCCGATCAAGGCCGACTACGGTGTGCGGGTGCCGCACATGGGGTGGAACGCGCTCACGGAGATCGTCGACGACCCCTTGCTGGCCGGGATCGGTGAGGGGGAGCGGGCCTACTTCGTGCACTCCTACGCCGCACCGGCCGGTCCGCACACCCTGGCCGCGACCACCCACGGGGACACCTTCACCGCGGTGGTGCGCTCGGGGCTGCGGTGGGGCGCGCAGTTCCACCCGGAGCGTTCGGCGTCCGTCGGCGCCCGGCTGCTGCGAAACTTCCTCACGGAGGTCGGTCGATGA
- the hisA gene encoding 1-(5-phosphoribosyl)-5-[(5-phosphoribosylamino)methylideneamino]imidazole-4-carboxamide isomerase: MSTTRPFTVYPAIDVRHGAVVRLLKGDYDQETQYSDDPVTVAESYARAGARWLHLVDLDAAREGRYTLDGMLQQIVERTGLMVQTGGGVRSADDVQRLLDAGATRVVIGSLAVREPDTVIGLLERFGPESITVALDTRIGEDGVWRLPVDGWTGDSDLDLITCLHRYDSSGLRHVLTTDIGRDGTLGGPNFHLYTALTRSAPQLQVQASGGARNVDDVRAARRTGCAGIILGKALLEGRLTVTDAIQEEGL; this comes from the coding sequence GTGAGCACCACCCGACCGTTCACCGTCTACCCGGCGATCGACGTGCGGCACGGAGCCGTCGTCCGGCTCCTCAAGGGGGACTACGACCAGGAGACGCAGTACTCCGACGACCCGGTGACGGTCGCCGAGTCCTACGCCCGCGCAGGCGCCCGCTGGCTGCACCTGGTCGACCTCGACGCCGCCCGCGAGGGCCGCTACACCCTCGACGGGATGCTGCAGCAGATCGTCGAGCGCACCGGGCTGATGGTCCAGACCGGCGGCGGAGTGCGCAGCGCCGACGACGTGCAGCGCCTCCTCGACGCCGGCGCCACCCGGGTCGTCATCGGCTCGCTGGCGGTGCGCGAGCCCGACACCGTCATCGGCCTCCTCGAGCGCTTCGGCCCTGAGAGCATCACGGTCGCCCTCGACACCCGCATCGGCGAGGACGGCGTCTGGCGGCTCCCGGTCGACGGGTGGACCGGCGACTCCGACCTCGACCTCATCACCTGCCTGCACCGCTACGACAGCTCGGGCCTGCGGCACGTGCTGACCACCGACATCGGGCGCGACGGCACGCTCGGCGGCCCGAACTTCCACCTCTACACCGCGCTGACCCGGTCGGCCCCCCAGCTGCAGGTCCAGGCCTCCGGCGGGGCCCGCAACGTCGACGACGTGCGCGCGGCCCGCCGCACCGGCTGCGCGGGGATCATCCTCGGCAAGGCCCTGCTCGAGGGCCGCCTCACCGTGACCGACGCCATCCAGGAGGAGGGCCTGTGA
- the hisF gene encoding imidazole glycerol phosphate synthase subunit HisF — protein MTLARRIIPCLDVRDGRVVKGTRFRDHVDMGDIVELAKRYAREGADELVFYDITASPEGRAVDVDWVTRVARAIDIPFCVAGGIRSVEAARAVLHAGADKISVNTPATQRPELVSELAEAFGVQCVVVGVDSLRDEDGVWRIRQFTGSPDATRALPVTTLDWVRHVQELGAGEIVLNCMGSDGVREGYDLQQLHAVRQVCRVPLIASGGAGTAGHFVEVFREADVDGALAATVFHNGSIEIPALKRQLAEAGLVVRTVPEPVR, from the coding sequence GTGACCCTGGCCCGACGCATCATCCCCTGCCTCGACGTGCGCGACGGGCGGGTTGTCAAGGGCACCCGCTTCCGCGACCACGTCGACATGGGCGACATCGTCGAGCTCGCGAAGCGCTACGCCCGGGAGGGTGCCGACGAGCTCGTCTTCTACGACATCACCGCCAGCCCCGAGGGCCGCGCGGTCGACGTCGACTGGGTCACCCGCGTGGCCCGCGCGATCGACATCCCGTTCTGCGTGGCCGGCGGCATCCGCAGCGTGGAGGCGGCCCGCGCCGTGCTGCACGCCGGTGCCGACAAGATCTCGGTCAACACCCCCGCGACCCAGCGCCCCGAGCTCGTCTCCGAGCTGGCCGAGGCCTTCGGCGTGCAGTGCGTCGTCGTGGGCGTCGACAGCCTGCGGGACGAGGACGGGGTCTGGCGCATCCGGCAGTTCACCGGCAGCCCCGACGCCACCCGTGCGCTGCCCGTGACCACGCTGGACTGGGTCCGGCACGTGCAGGAGCTCGGTGCCGGCGAGATCGTCCTCAACTGCATGGGGTCGGACGGGGTCCGTGAGGGCTACGACCTCCAGCAGCTGCACGCGGTCCGGCAGGTATGCCGTGTCCCCCTGATCGCGTCCGGCGGCGCCGGCACCGCCGGGCACTTCGTCGAGGTCTTCCGCGAGGCCGACGTCGACGGCGCCCTGGCCGCCACCGTCTTCCACAACGGCTCGATCGAGATCCCGGCGCTCAAGCGGCAGCTCGCCGAGGCCGGGCTGGTCGTCCGCACCGTCCCGGAGCCGGTCCGATGA
- the hisIE gene encoding bifunctional phosphoribosyl-AMP cyclohydrolase/phosphoribosyl-ATP diphosphatase HisIE has translation MSVPLLPEGTAVDDVDFAKTGGLVPGVVQDARTRQVLMVGFLDRAALETTLGTGLATFFSRSRGTSWTKGETSGNTLAVERVEVDCDRDTLLIHAVPAGPTCHTGDRTCFGPGAVEGSFVHELDDVVRVRDLERPEGSYTTLLLSGEPRRVAQKVGEEGVETALAAVAQGDEELLGEAADLVYHLLVLLRTRGLGIADVERVLRERHG, from the coding sequence ATGAGCGTCCCGCTGCTGCCCGAGGGCACCGCCGTCGACGACGTCGACTTCGCCAAGACCGGGGGACTGGTGCCCGGGGTCGTCCAGGACGCCCGCACCCGCCAGGTGCTCATGGTCGGCTTCCTCGACCGCGCAGCCCTGGAGACCACCCTGGGCACCGGTCTGGCGACCTTCTTCTCCCGCTCCCGCGGCACCAGCTGGACGAAGGGAGAGACAAGCGGCAACACCCTGGCGGTGGAGCGGGTCGAGGTCGACTGCGACCGCGACACGCTGCTGATCCACGCCGTGCCCGCCGGGCCGACCTGCCACACCGGCGACCGCACCTGCTTCGGGCCCGGAGCGGTCGAGGGCTCCTTCGTGCACGAGCTCGACGACGTCGTGCGGGTGCGCGACCTCGAGCGGCCCGAGGGGTCCTACACGACCCTCCTCCTCTCCGGCGAACCGCGCCGCGTCGCCCAGAAGGTGGGGGAGGAGGGCGTCGAGACCGCCCTCGCCGCCGTCGCCCAGGGCGACGAGGAGCTGCTCGGGGAGGCCGCCGACCTCGTCTACCACCTGCTCGTCCTGCTGCGGACCCGTGGCCTCGGGATCGCCGACGTGGAGCGGGTGCTGCGCGAGCGCCACGGCTGA
- a CDS encoding peptide MFS transporter: MSTDPTPPAGSTVDERPREGRDGFFGQPRGLANLFSVELWERFSFYGMQGIVLLYMYFQTTDGGLGIDQTVAAGIVGAYGGSVYLFSILGGWVADRLLGSERTMFVSALLIMLGHVSLAVIPAVAGLAVGLVLIAVGSGGLKATITNLVGSLYGPQDTRRDAGFSIFYMGINIGGLVGPLLTGLVQQRWGFHLGFGLAAIGMAIGLAQYALARRNLPDTARHVPDPLPRALYGRYLAIAAAAVVLVAVSVAAGWLDAGNLGTVVVTAIVVAAVVLFVLLLTSRHVDADERSRVVAFIPMFVGSVAFWALFQQQFTVITIYSDTRLDRDFSGLPLLGDWTMPIPWVQSFNPFFIILLAPLFAALWVRLGDRQPTTPVKFALGISLMGAAFLVFLPMVGTAGVPVLWVAMIMLVATAGELMLSPVGLSLSTKLAPKAYPVLMVSLFYLSLALGTALSGTLAGFYSEEREAAYFGTLGAVTIGIGLVLLALSPWITRKMRGVR, translated from the coding sequence ATGTCCACCGACCCGACACCACCTGCAGGAAGCACCGTCGACGAGCGCCCGAGGGAGGGCAGGGACGGCTTCTTCGGCCAGCCGCGTGGTCTGGCCAACCTCTTCAGCGTCGAGCTGTGGGAGCGGTTCTCCTTCTACGGCATGCAGGGCATCGTCCTGCTGTACATGTACTTCCAGACGACCGACGGGGGCCTGGGCATCGACCAGACGGTCGCCGCCGGCATCGTCGGCGCCTACGGCGGGTCGGTCTACCTCTTCTCGATCCTCGGCGGCTGGGTGGCCGACCGGCTGCTCGGCTCCGAGCGGACGATGTTCGTCAGCGCGCTGCTCATCATGCTGGGGCACGTCTCGCTGGCGGTCATCCCCGCCGTCGCCGGGCTCGCGGTCGGCCTGGTCCTCATCGCCGTCGGCTCGGGCGGGCTGAAGGCGACGATCACCAACCTCGTCGGCTCCCTCTACGGACCGCAGGACACCCGGCGCGACGCCGGCTTCTCCATCTTCTACATGGGCATCAACATCGGTGGCCTCGTCGGCCCGCTCCTGACCGGCCTGGTCCAGCAGCGGTGGGGCTTCCACCTCGGCTTCGGGCTCGCCGCGATCGGCATGGCCATCGGCCTGGCGCAGTACGCCCTCGCGCGGCGCAACCTGCCCGACACCGCCCGCCACGTGCCGGACCCGCTGCCGCGCGCCCTCTACGGCCGCTACCTGGCGATCGCCGCCGCGGCCGTGGTGCTCGTCGCGGTGTCCGTCGCGGCCGGCTGGCTGGACGCCGGCAACCTCGGCACGGTCGTGGTCACCGCCATCGTCGTCGCCGCCGTCGTCCTCTTCGTCCTGCTGCTCACCAGCCGCCACGTCGACGCCGACGAGCGGTCCCGGGTCGTCGCCTTCATCCCGATGTTCGTCGGGTCGGTGGCCTTCTGGGCGCTCTTCCAGCAGCAGTTCACCGTCATCACGATCTACTCCGACACCCGCCTGGACCGCGACTTCTCGGGCCTGCCCCTCCTCGGGGACTGGACCATGCCCATCCCGTGGGTGCAGTCCTTCAACCCGTTCTTCATCATCCTGCTCGCGCCGCTCTTCGCGGCCCTCTGGGTGCGTCTGGGGGACCGCCAGCCAACGACGCCGGTGAAGTTCGCCCTGGGCATCAGCCTCATGGGTGCCGCCTTCCTCGTCTTCCTGCCGATGGTCGGCACGGCCGGGGTGCCGGTGCTGTGGGTGGCGATGATCATGCTCGTCGCCACCGCGGGGGAGCTCATGCTCTCGCCGGTCGGCCTGTCGTTGTCCACCAAGCTGGCACCCAAGGCCTATCCGGTGCTCATGGTCTCGCTCTTCTACCTGTCGCTGGCCCTCGGCACGGCGCTGTCGGGCACCCTGGCGGGCTTCTACAGCGAGGAGCGCGAGGCGGCCTACTTCGGCACGCTCGGCGCCGTCACCATCGGCATCGGCCTGGTGCTGCTGGCGCTCTCGCCGTGGATCACGCGGAAGATGCGCGGCGTGCGCTGA
- the xerD gene encoding site-specific tyrosine recombinase XerD encodes MSAPSPEPPRRTALRRARDGWLDHLRVERGRSEHTLKAYQRDTERYLTFLEGLGVTDPEDVAERHVTDFLAALRRGNDEHPPLAATSAARAVVAVRGLHRFLTVEGEVEADPAREVQPPAPPRRLPKALSVDDVGRLLQAASLGDTPAALRDRALLELLYGSGARVSEAIGLDLDDLELGRGDDGTGGVVRLFGKGGKERIVPLGRYARDALDAWVVRGRPALARAGTGTPAVFVNVRGGRLSRQSAWTAIRAAAERAGLRADVSPHTLRHSFATHLLDGGADVRVVQELLGHASVTTTQIYTHVSTQHLREVYAQAHPRARAR; translated from the coding sequence ATGTCCGCACCCAGTCCCGAACCGCCGCGCCGCACGGCCCTGCGCCGCGCCCGCGACGGCTGGCTCGACCACCTGCGGGTGGAGCGAGGACGCTCCGAGCACACCCTGAAGGCCTACCAGCGCGACACCGAGCGCTACCTGACCTTCCTCGAGGGTCTCGGCGTCACGGACCCGGAGGACGTCGCGGAGCGCCACGTGACCGACTTCCTCGCCGCCCTGCGTCGTGGCAACGACGAGCACCCGCCCCTGGCGGCGACGTCCGCGGCACGCGCCGTCGTCGCCGTCCGCGGCCTGCACCGGTTCCTGACCGTCGAGGGCGAGGTGGAGGCGGACCCCGCCCGGGAGGTCCAGCCTCCGGCTCCTCCACGGCGGCTGCCCAAGGCGCTGTCGGTCGACGACGTGGGCCGGCTGCTGCAGGCCGCGTCCCTGGGTGACACCCCCGCCGCGCTGCGCGACCGCGCGCTGCTGGAGCTGCTCTACGGGTCGGGGGCGCGGGTGAGCGAAGCGATCGGGCTGGACCTGGACGACCTGGAGCTGGGGAGGGGCGACGACGGCACCGGCGGGGTCGTGCGGCTCTTCGGCAAGGGCGGCAAGGAGCGCATCGTGCCGCTCGGCCGCTACGCCCGGGACGCCCTCGACGCCTGGGTCGTGCGGGGCCGTCCGGCCCTGGCGCGCGCCGGCACCGGCACGCCCGCGGTCTTCGTCAACGTCCGCGGCGGCCGGCTGTCGCGCCAGTCGGCCTGGACCGCGATCCGCGCCGCTGCCGAGCGGGCCGGCCTCCGGGCCGACGTCTCACCGCACACCCTCCGGCACTCCTTCGCCACCCACCTGCTCGACGGAGGAGCGGACGTGCGCGTGGTCCAGGAGCTGCTCGGCCACGCGTCGGTCACCACCACGCAGATCTACACCCACGTCTCGACCCAGCACCTGCGCGAGGTCTACGCCCAGGCGCACCCGCGCGCCCGGGCCCGCTGA
- a CDS encoding ParA family protein, whose amino-acid sequence MKREATATYDRLPGTEDTGVGQEGPTGRPLPDFPVPAPLSSHGPARIIAMCNQKGGVGKTTSTINLGAALAEYGRRVLMVDFDPQGALSVGLGVRTHELDITVYNLMVERGHDIRDVIQTTRVPNIDILPANIDLSAAEVQLVGEVAREQILARVLRPVLDDYDVVLIDCQPSLGLLTVNALTAAHGVVIPLECEFFAMRGVALLIETIEKITDRLNPRLQIDGILATMYDGRTLHSREVVRSVVDHFQDQVFHTVISRTVKFPDATLAAEPITSYASTHAGAEAYRQLARELISRGGAP is encoded by the coding sequence GTGAAGCGCGAGGCAACCGCGACGTACGACCGCCTGCCCGGGACGGAGGACACGGGCGTGGGCCAGGAGGGGCCGACCGGCCGACCCCTGCCCGACTTCCCCGTGCCCGCCCCGCTGAGCAGCCACGGGCCTGCGCGCATCATCGCGATGTGCAACCAGAAGGGCGGCGTCGGCAAGACGACCAGCACCATCAACCTGGGCGCGGCCCTGGCCGAGTACGGCCGGCGCGTGCTCATGGTCGACTTCGACCCCCAGGGTGCCCTGTCCGTCGGCCTCGGCGTGCGCACGCACGAGCTCGACATCACGGTCTACAACCTCATGGTCGAGCGCGGCCACGACATCCGCGACGTCATCCAGACCACCCGGGTGCCCAACATCGACATCCTGCCGGCCAACATCGACCTGTCGGCCGCCGAGGTGCAGCTGGTCGGCGAGGTCGCCCGCGAGCAGATCCTGGCCCGCGTGCTGCGGCCGGTGCTCGACGACTACGACGTGGTCCTCATCGACTGCCAGCCCTCGCTCGGCCTGCTCACCGTCAACGCGCTCACCGCGGCGCACGGCGTCGTCATCCCGCTGGAGTGCGAGTTCTTCGCGATGCGCGGCGTGGCGCTGCTCATCGAGACGATCGAGAAGATCACCGACCGCCTCAACCCGCGCCTGCAGATCGACGGCATCCTGGCCACCATGTACGACGGCCGGACGCTGCACTCCCGCGAGGTCGTGCGCAGCGTGGTCGACCACTTCCAGGACCAGGTCTTCCACACCGTCATCAGCCGCACCGTGAAGTTTCCCGATGCGACCCTCGCGGCCGAGCCCATCACCTCCTACGCCAGCACCCACGCGGGTGCCGAGGCCTACCGCCAGCTGGCCCGCGAGCTCATCAGCCGCGGCGGCGCCCCCTGA
- a CDS encoding segregation and condensation protein A — MTVTAAPPAGAGAPVAPEDQQEQGSGQEPAAAPVTPGGVLTRSSSGFEVHLDVFSGPFELLLGLIAKHKLDVTEIALARVTDEFVAYIRAAQAAEDDWDLSQASEFVLIAATLLDLKAARLLPSAREDDEEDLALIEARDLLFARLLQYRAFKQVAGELRLRMEGAGRIFARDVGVEERFASLLPELVLTVTPEQLAMIAGRAMIPRPPPTVGVSHLHAPQVSVREQASLVVERLREKGTLSFREIVADADSTLVIVARFLALLELFRDTVLTFDQPEPLGELTVRWTGPDRGRVEVSDEFDEDGTDEVDR, encoded by the coding sequence CTGACCGTGACCGCCGCCCCGCCGGCCGGGGCCGGGGCACCGGTCGCGCCGGAGGACCAGCAGGAGCAGGGGAGCGGGCAGGAGCCCGCCGCCGCTCCCGTCACGCCCGGCGGCGTGCTGACCCGCTCCTCGAGCGGCTTCGAGGTCCACCTCGACGTCTTCTCGGGGCCCTTCGAGCTGCTCCTCGGGCTCATCGCCAAGCACAAGCTCGACGTCACGGAGATCGCGCTGGCGCGCGTCACCGACGAGTTCGTCGCCTACATCCGCGCGGCGCAGGCGGCCGAGGACGACTGGGACCTGTCGCAGGCCAGCGAGTTCGTGCTCATCGCCGCCACGCTGCTCGACCTCAAGGCGGCGCGGCTGCTGCCGAGCGCCCGCGAGGACGACGAGGAGGACCTCGCGCTCATCGAGGCCCGCGACCTGCTCTTCGCCCGGCTGCTGCAGTACCGCGCCTTCAAGCAGGTCGCCGGGGAGCTGCGGCTACGGATGGAGGGCGCGGGGCGGATCTTCGCCCGCGACGTCGGCGTGGAGGAACGCTTCGCCTCGCTGCTGCCCGAGCTCGTGCTGACCGTCACGCCCGAGCAGCTGGCGATGATTGCCGGTCGCGCGATGATCCCGCGCCCGCCGCCCACCGTCGGGGTGTCCCACCTGCACGCGCCCCAGGTGTCGGTGCGCGAGCAGGCCTCCCTCGTCGTCGAGCGGCTGCGCGAGAAGGGGACGCTGAGCTTCCGCGAGATCGTCGCCGACGCCGACAGCACGCTGGTCATCGTGGCGCGCTTCCTGGCCCTGCTCGAGCTCTTCCGCGACACCGTCCTGACCTTCGACCAGCCCGAGCCGCTGGGTGAGCTGACGGTGCGCTGGACCGGGCCGGACCGGGGCCGTGTGGAGGTCAGCGACGAGTTCGACGAGGATGGCACCGACGAGGTGGACCGATGA
- the scpB gene encoding SMC-Scp complex subunit ScpB — protein MSERTEEQQVQHDLPAGHDDAGASPPDEGEQQVAFDINDFPGGARSAVEAVLMVIDEPVTEEALASALELPVEDVGSILDELAQDYADSERGFMLRRLGGGWRIYSRPEYAPVVEKFLLGGQQARLTQAALETLAVIAYRQPISRARIGAIRGVNVDGVVRTLLARGMVRETGQDTTSGAVLYGTTDLFLQRMGLDSLDDLPALAPYLPSAEVLEELAAEGLA, from the coding sequence ATGAGCGAGCGCACGGAGGAGCAGCAGGTGCAGCACGACCTGCCCGCAGGGCACGACGACGCCGGCGCGTCGCCCCCCGACGAGGGCGAGCAGCAGGTCGCCTTCGACATCAACGACTTCCCGGGCGGTGCCCGCTCCGCGGTCGAGGCCGTGCTCATGGTCATCGACGAGCCGGTGACCGAGGAAGCCCTCGCCTCCGCCCTGGAGCTGCCGGTCGAGGACGTCGGCTCGATCCTCGACGAGCTGGCGCAGGACTACGCCGACTCCGAGCGGGGGTTCATGCTGCGCCGGCTCGGTGGCGGGTGGCGGATCTACTCCCGCCCGGAATACGCACCGGTGGTCGAGAAGTTCCTTCTCGGGGGCCAGCAGGCCCGCTTGACCCAGGCAGCCCTGGAGACGCTGGCCGTCATCGCCTACCGGCAGCCGATCAGCCGGGCCCGCATCGGTGCCATCCGCGGCGTGAACGTCGACGGTGTGGTGCGCACGCTGCTGGCGCGCGGGATGGTCCGGGAGACGGGCCAGGACACCACCTCGGGCGCGGTGCTCTACGGCACCACCGACCTCTTTCTCCAACGCATGGGACTGGACTCCCTCGACGATCTACCGGCGCTCGCGCCCTACCTGCCCTCGGCCGAGGTGCTGGAGGAGCTCGCCGCGGAAGGACTGGCATGA